One Calidithermus timidus DSM 17022 genomic window, GGTAAAGATTGGCTAGCCGCTTTTTTTCGCTGGGTTTGAGACCGTTGGTTCTGCCGAAGATTTGCTCCATTAGCTGGTGGCTCGAGTATAGCACCACGACCCGGCCCCACCCGGGCGTAGCGCCACGTTTAATAGCGACCTCAGCCGCAGCGGCTCACTCCACGATCCCCGCGTCGATCATGCGCAGGTAGGAGAAGAACAAGTTGGACTGGTCATCGAAGTTCTGCACGAACTTGACCACCGTCTCGCGGGTCACGCCGGTGAGCTCGAGGTCGGTCTCGAGCAAGGGGTCGCCGTCGTCGTCGAGGTAGGCCTTGGAAAAGCGGTAGCGCTTGTTCCACTGGTTCATGTGCTTGAGCTCGATCTTGCTGAACCCCGAGAACCCCGCCCGCAACTGCAGGCTGCGCAGGGGGTCGTCGCCATAGGTGATCAGGCGGGCTTTGAGGCCGGTGGAATAGGTAATGCTGAAGAGATCTTCTTCGATCCGCTCGGCCTGGATGCCGGGCAAGTCGAGCAAGAGCCGGAGGGTTTCGGCGCTGAGGGAGAGGATTTCGCTTTCCACCGCCTTATCCTACCGTGGAAGCTCCGCCATGAGGGGAGCGCTCTCAGGTGCGGTACACCCGGCGTTCGGCCTCGATGGCCTGGAGCACCTCCTGGATGTCCTTGGTGAGGGCGCGAATCTCCTCGAGGTCGGAGGCCGCCCTGAGCTGGGCTTTGAGCTTGTCCAAGCGCATCTCGTAGTAGACCTCGCGCAGCCGGGCCATGCTGGTTTGCAGGGTGCGCTCGAGGTCCTGCGGAGCTTCCTCGGGACGTTTCATCAGCGCGTCGAAGAGCCGGTCGCCCTCGCCGCGCTCCTGAAAGTGCCGGATCACCCTGGCCTTGTTCTGGCCGTTCTTGACCACCGCCATGAAGTCGGACAACAGGCTGCCCTCAGGGGGCCAGGTGTGGTCCTCGACGTACTGGCACCAGCTCACGAACTCGGCGTCGGGGACCGAGTAAAGCAGTGAAATCACGTCCAGCTCGCGTAGCAGGCGTTTTTCCGAGAGGTCGGGGCGGGAGAGGCCCAGCGCGCTGGGGGAGTGAGAAGCGGGGGCGCGACGGCTGGCGCGGCTGCGGATGTAGTCGTCGATGGCGCGCGGCTCGAGGTTCAAGCGGCTCATCAGCACCTGCTTGAGCGCACTCACCACCTTGTCCAGCGGGTCGGGGGAAACGAGGCGGGGCAACAGGGCGTCGAGCACTTGCTGCTTGCCCTGGGGGGTTTGCAGGTTGACCCCCCGCGCGGCGACCTGGAAGCGAAACTCCACCTCGGGGAGGGCATTTTGCAGCGCCAGGGTGTAGCGCTGGGCCCCATCTGGAAGGAGCAGCAGGTCGCCGGGGTCTTTGCCGCTTTCTAAGCCCACCGAGTGAACCAGAAAGCCTTTGACGATCTCCAGGTCGAGGCTCTGCAGCGTGGCCTTGCGCCCAGCCTCGTCGGCGTCGAAGGAGAGGTAGAGTTCACGCACCTCCAGACGCTTGAGCAGGTGAGCCTGTTCGCTCGAGAGGCTGCTGCCCAGCACCGCCACCGTCTCGGCGAAGCCCAGCTGGTGCAGTGCGATGGCATCGAAGAGCCCCTCCACCACGATCGCGCGGGCCTTCTCCCGGATGGCCTGACGGGCCTGAGGGTAGCCGTAGAGCAACAGGCTCTTCTTGAACAGGCCGGTCTCGGGGGAGTTGAGGTACTTGGGGGTGTCCTCGGGGGCCAGGGCGCGGGCGGTGAAGGCCACGATGCGGCCCAAGCTGTCGAGGATGGGGAAGGTGACGCGGTTGCGGAAGCGGTCGAAGAAACGCCCGTCGCGCTCGGCCAGTACCCCAGCCCGGCTGGCTTCCTCGGGGCTGACGCCCTTGTTCTGCAGGTAACGCAGCAGGCCGTCCCAGCCCGCCGGGGCGTAGCCCAGGCCGAACTTCTCGATGGACTCCTCGCTCAGGCCACGCCCCTTGAGGTACTCCAACCCGGCCCCGGGAAGGTGGGAGCGAAAGTAGTCCTGGGCCAGGTTCAACACCTCGTACAGCTCGCGCTTCTTGCCCTGGGACCCGAACTCGGGCAGTTCCACGCCGGTCTCGCGGGCCAGGCGAAGGAGCGCCTCGCGGAACTCGAGCCCCTCGATCTTCTGCAAGAAGGCGAATAGGTCGCCCCCGGCCTTGCAGCCGAAGCAGTAGAACAGCCCCTTGGCCTCGTCTACCTGAAAGGAGGGGGTCTTTTCCTGGTGGAAGGGACACAACCCCTTGTAGCGGCCTTTGCCCGCCGGCTTGAGCGCCACGTAACGGCCCACCAGCTCGGCGATGGGGAGCCGGGAGCGAATCTGCTCGACCGCTTGGGCGCTATCAAAGTCCATAATGGCGACCCCGGATGGATCCAGGCGATGAGGCGGTGTGGTTCGATCTTACCCCACTCCCGCAACGACAGACCCCCATGATACGCCCAAAGCGCTCAGGCCGATGAGGGTGGGGCGGAACCCGCGTACCAGAAGTGCCTGAGCCAGGCTCCGAGGATGCCATACCCCTCCACCGCGCGCAGGGGCGAGGCGGGCACGTTTTCCCCCAGCCAACGCAGCAAAGCAGTGCGCCAGGCGTGGGAAAAAGCGTTGGACGGCTGGAATTGCAGCAGGTGCAACACCTCACGCCCCTGCTTTAGCTCCAGCTGAACCCGCAAAAGCCGGGCCAGCTCGTGCAGGGCGGTGAAGCCCGTCTTGCCGGTGTGGTTCATCAGGTGCCGGGCGAGGTGCAGGGCGCGGGTGGGGTTGTGCTCGCTGTGGTACAGGCCCAGCGTGAGCAGGCTGCGGTGATAGATCCAGGGGTTGGGATGTCGCCTGGCCGCGACCAAGGCCGCCTTGAGGGCCTTACGCGGGTCGAAGCCCAAGTGCCACGCCCGCATCCCCATGGCCAGTTGGATCAGTCCGTGGGTGTCGGGGTGGTCGTCGTAGCGCAGGCCTTGGGTCAGGCGCTCGAGCGCGCGGGTGTGCTCTTCGCCGGGGACTAGGGCGTGGGCCAGGGCCAGGTGGGCCAGCAACCAGCCGTCGCCGCTCTCGCTGCAAGCCCGCTCACCCCATTGCACCGCCTCCTCGACGTAGCCGGTCTCGAGCAGGTAGCGCAGTCGCATCCCGTAGGCCCTGGCCCTGGCGGTGGGAGGGGCCGCCTGGAGGTAGCGGGCCATGAGCTCGAGGGTGGTGTAGGTCTGGTGGTAGAGGGCGCTGTCCATCTGCAGGGCAGCCAGCTCGCACAGGCCCTCGAGCTGCAGGCCAACCGGAAGTTCGGGGTTGGGGGTGAAGCCTTGCAGGACCTGCAGGGCCTCGCCAGGACGGTAGCAACGCCACAGGGCGCGGGCCAGTTCCAGCCGCCCCAGGGCCTCGCGGTAGGGAGCGGGCTCGGAGGCTTGCAGGTAGGCCTGGAGCCAGGGGATGGCCTCGGCGTAGTTCTGCTGGCGCAACGCAGCCTGACCCTGCCGCAGGCAGGCCAGGGGTTGGAGGTTTCGGGGGAAGTCGGCGGGGACGAGCTGGGTTGCCTGAGGCATCAGGAGGGCTCTGACCAGGATGGCCCGGGGCTCCTCGCACAAAGAGGGGAAGATCGCCAGCGCCTCGTCCACCATCCCTCGCTCGAAGAGGGCTTCGGCCCGCAGGGCCTCGGCCAGAGGGTTGAGGGAGGCGTGGGGGTTGAGCATCTCGCTGGCCTCGGCGAAGCGACCCAGGCTCAGCAGGCGCTCGGCCATCTCCAGCGCGGTGGTAGCCTGCAAGTTCCCCTCGGCCAGACGCAAAGCCTCGCGGTAAGCTCCAAAGGCTCGGTCGTACTGCATCTCGGCCCAGGCCCGCTGGGCGGCCAGCCGCCAGAAACGGAAGGCCGAGAGGCTGTCGCCAGCGGCCTCGAGGTGCCGTGCGCTCTCGAAGAGCCGGCCCTTCTGCTGGTACCAGCGCGCCGCCTGCAGGTGCCAGTCCTTGGCCTGCTGCGCGCTGACGTGCCCCAGCACCGCCTCGCGCAGGAAGGGTACCGCGAACTCCAGCCCCTGCTCACCCACCTCCACGAAACCCTCGGCCTCCAGGCGCGAGAGATCGGTGTCGTCGCCCAGCACGAAGCGCACCAGCTCGTTGGGGGTGCCGTCACCCAGCACCGCCACGGCATAGAGGGCCTGCCGCACCAGGCGGGGCAGGCTGTCGAGGCGAGGTTGGTAGAAGGGGGTGGGCTCGGGCTCGCCCTGGGGATGGGTGAGGAGCGCGCGCAGCACCAGGGGGAAGCCCGCGCTCAAGCCCGCGAGGGTGAGCGAGCGCCGGGGCTCGAGCCCCGGTTGCCAGATCTGCACCAGTCGCTGGGACTCCTGCAGGCTCAGGGGGGCAAGCTCGAGGACTTGCAGGTCAGGGCCGCGCGACCAGCGGTTGCGGCGGGCGGTCATCACCATCAGCACCCGTCCTTCGGGGGCCTGGCGGGTGAACTCGAGGATGGCCGGCTCGGTGGAGTGCAGATCCTCCAGCACCAGCACCAACGGCGACTGCCGGGAGAGCATCTCCAGCGCCGCCCGCCAGCCCTCGATGAGGTAGCGCTCGAGGTCGCCGGGCTCGAGGTCGGGCTGGTCGATGAGGCCCAGGGTGTAGGCCAGCGCCGCCTCGCTGGGTCGGCCCTGGTCCATGCCCTGTACCCACTGGGCTAAGCTGCCCTTGACG contains:
- the dnaG gene encoding DNA primase, whose protein sequence is MDFDSAQAVEQIRSRLPIAELVGRYVALKPAGKGRYKGLCPFHQEKTPSFQVDEAKGLFYCFGCKAGGDLFAFLQKIEGLEFREALLRLARETGVELPEFGSQGKKRELYEVLNLAQDYFRSHLPGAGLEYLKGRGLSEESIEKFGLGYAPAGWDGLLRYLQNKGVSPEEASRAGVLAERDGRFFDRFRNRVTFPILDSLGRIVAFTARALAPEDTPKYLNSPETGLFKKSLLLYGYPQARQAIREKARAIVVEGLFDAIALHQLGFAETVAVLGSSLSSEQAHLLKRLEVRELYLSFDADEAGRKATLQSLDLEIVKGFLVHSVGLESGKDPGDLLLLPDGAQRYTLALQNALPEVEFRFQVAARGVNLQTPQGKQQVLDALLPRLVSPDPLDKVVSALKQVLMSRLNLEPRAIDDYIRSRASRRAPASHSPSALGLSRPDLSEKRLLRELDVISLLYSVPDAEFVSWCQYVEDHTWPPEGSLLSDFMAVVKNGQNKARVIRHFQERGEGDRLFDALMKRPEEAPQDLERTLQTSMARLREVYYEMRLDKLKAQLRAASDLEEIRALTKDIQEVLQAIEAERRVYRT
- a CDS encoding YbjN domain-containing protein yields the protein MESEILSLSAETLRLLLDLPGIQAERIEEDLFSITYSTGLKARLITYGDDPLRSLQLRAGFSGFSKIELKHMNQWNKRYRFSKAYLDDDGDPLLETDLELTGVTRETVVKFVQNFDDQSNLFFSYLRMIDAGIVE
- a CDS encoding AAA family ATPase gives rise to the protein MASSTCPRCGYPNPPQADFCVRCGTPLHPAYTQERRWVTVLFFDLSRFTEYLLAHPLXDTWRTVDGALQQAAREVRNRGGTVDKFFGDGILAVFGAQRSQDNDAEAALEAARSMVASSPLPARVGVASGLVLRTPLGGGMAGDQTVLGPAVNLAQRLSAAAPPGEVWCDEVTIRLVPRARVEAMPAQTLKGYAEPLAPLSYLGLREEPPEIVGREYELEQLAAALEAVQRGQSRRVVIHGPMGVGKTHLVQHFLRSLPEGVRGLIAPRMGSSTALRQAIRQGLEPFVKGSLAQWVQGMDQGRPSEAALAYTLGLIDQPDLEPGDLERYLIEGWRAALEMLSRQSPLVLVLEDLHSTEPAILEFTRQAPEGRVLMVMTARRNRWSRGPDLQVLELAPLSLQESQRLVQIWQPGLEPRRSLTLAGLSAGFPLVLRALLTHPQGEPEPTPFYQPRLDSLPRLVRQALYAVAVLGDGTPNELVRFVLGDDTDLSRLEAEGFVEVGEQGLEFAVPFLREAVLGHVSAQQAKDWHLQAARWYQQKGRLFESARHLEAAGDSLSAFRFWRLAAQRAWAEMQYDRAFGAYREALRLAEGNLQATTALEMAERLLSLGRFAEASEMLNPHASLNPLAEALRAEALFERGMVDEALAIFPSLCEEPRAILVRALLMPQATQLVPADFPRNLQPLACLRQGQAALRQQNYAEAIPWLQAYLQASEPAPYREALGRLELARALWRCYRPGEALQVLQGFTPNPELPVGLQLEGLCELAALQMDSALYHQTYTTLELMARYLQAAPPTARARAYGMRLRYLLETGYVEEAVQWGERACSESGDGWLLAHLALAHALVPGEEHTRALERLTQGLRYDDHPDTHGLIQLAMGMRAWHLGFDPRKALKAALVAARRHPNPWIYHRSLLTLGLYHSEHNPTRALHLARHLMNHTGKTGFTALHELARLLRVQLELKQGREVLHLLQFQPSNAFSHAWRTALLRWLGENVPASPLRAVEGYGILGAWLRHFWYAGSAPPSSA